One Persicobacter psychrovividus DNA window includes the following coding sequences:
- the murG gene encoding undecaprenyldiphospho-muramoylpentapeptide beta-N-acetylglucosaminyltransferase, giving the protein MNQSTPLERVIISGGGTGGHIYPAIAIANEIKKRNPKVSILFVGAQGRMEMTKVPEAGYKIEGLWISGIQRKLTLDNLAFPFKLISSMMKAKRIIKDFKPQVAIGVGGYASGPLLKMATRMNIPTLIQEQNAFAGLTNKWLADKVDAVCVATPNMERFFPKEKIVITGNPVRSDIIGAESKREAGLAHFGLSATKPVLLILGGSLGARTINETMLQDVNKYQQAGVQVLWQIGKFYFSNIQAQLSQMDTAGIHPHEFIREMDLAYASADVVISRAGALSVSELCLVGKPTVFVPSPNVSEDHQTQNALQLVNVNAALMVKDVEAKQSLATVTLDLLADAAKQQALGTAIKAQGRPSATADIVDQVERIIES; this is encoded by the coding sequence ATGAACCAGTCAACTCCCCTTGAACGGGTGATTATTAGCGGAGGTGGTACCGGAGGACATATCTACCCAGCTATCGCTATCGCCAACGAGATCAAGAAGCGAAACCCCAAGGTGTCTATTCTGTTTGTAGGCGCGCAAGGCCGTATGGAGATGACCAAAGTTCCCGAGGCCGGTTACAAAATCGAAGGGCTCTGGATCAGTGGTATTCAGCGCAAGCTGACTTTGGATAATTTGGCCTTTCCTTTCAAGCTCATCAGTTCCATGATGAAAGCTAAACGCATTATTAAAGATTTTAAGCCGCAGGTAGCCATTGGTGTTGGCGGGTATGCTTCAGGACCATTGCTGAAAATGGCCACCCGAATGAATATCCCTACACTGATACAGGAGCAGAATGCTTTTGCAGGCCTGACGAACAAATGGCTCGCCGATAAAGTGGATGCCGTTTGTGTAGCAACGCCCAATATGGAGCGCTTTTTTCCGAAAGAGAAGATCGTGATTACGGGTAATCCGGTACGTTCTGATATTATCGGGGCAGAAAGTAAGCGTGAAGCGGGACTTGCACATTTCGGACTCTCTGCTACAAAGCCGGTATTGTTGATTTTGGGCGGATCCCTTGGGGCGCGGACGATCAACGAGACCATGCTGCAGGATGTGAATAAATATCAGCAGGCAGGGGTTCAGGTGTTATGGCAAATCGGTAAATTTTATTTCAGCAACATACAGGCGCAACTTTCCCAAATGGATACAGCGGGGATTCACCCCCATGAATTTATCCGTGAAATGGATTTGGCTTATGCATCTGCAGATGTGGTGATTTCCCGCGCCGGAGCACTTTCTGTTTCTGAATTGTGCCTGGTGGGCAAGCCGACTGTCTTTGTGCCGTCACCGAATGTATCTGAGGATCATCAGACACAGAATGCCTTGCAGTTGGTGAATGTAAATGCCGCACTGATGGTCAAAGATGTGGAGGCCAAGCAATCGCTGGCGACTGTTACCCTCGACCTTCTTGCCGATGCTGCAAAACAGCAGGCACTTGGCACGGCCATAAAGGCGCAGGGCAGGCCTTCTGCTACGGCTGACATTGTTGATCAGGTTGAACGCATTATAGAATCATAG
- the ftsA gene encoding cell division protein FtsA produces MEGTEKIVVGLDIGTTKICAVVGRKDKNGKLEVLGVGKAISDGVIRGIVSNLDRTTEAIEKAISQASKESNVNISKVNVGIAGQHINSSFQHGSITRENSEEVISVEDVENLQNDMHRLVVQPGCEIIHAMPQDYVVDHNESVSDPVGMTGIKLEGNFHIITARTTAIKNIDKCVEQAALTRGELILEPLASAMAVLSSEEKEAGVCLVDIGGGTTDIAIFHDNIIRHTAVIPLGGNIITDDIKQGLQVMTQQAEALKTKFGSAMPDEASEYELVTIPGLRERASKDISVKNLSSVIGSRMEEIIELIHHHILDSGCAKQLSAGIVITGGGALLHNLKPLMELMTGLEVRIGYPNEYLGKSETEEVKSPIFATAMGLVLAGFRSIDERQDRYIRIRSKKAQVSEPAVVQPAPIEQEPVRPAPVAARTATTTTTTHQGGRRTTRPVAQPQPQAAAPEPEKKTNVFNKLFNQVRTFLVEDEEV; encoded by the coding sequence ATGGAAGGTACAGAGAAAATTGTTGTCGGATTAGATATCGGGACAACAAAGATATGCGCGGTTGTTGGGCGCAAAGATAAAAATGGGAAGCTTGAAGTACTCGGTGTGGGCAAGGCAATTTCCGACGGTGTAATCCGTGGGATTGTCAGTAACCTTGACCGTACCACTGAAGCCATTGAAAAGGCGATCAGTCAGGCCTCCAAAGAATCCAATGTCAATATCTCCAAAGTGAATGTAGGTATTGCAGGGCAACACATCAACAGTAGCTTTCAGCATGGGTCGATTACCCGTGAAAATTCTGAGGAGGTTATTTCTGTAGAAGATGTAGAAAATCTTCAGAACGATATGCACCGCCTTGTGGTGCAGCCCGGTTGTGAGATTATTCACGCCATGCCACAGGATTATGTGGTAGACCATAACGAGTCGGTGAGTGACCCTGTTGGTATGACGGGCATCAAGCTTGAAGGTAACTTCCATATCATTACGGCAAGAACCACCGCAATTAAAAATATTGATAAATGTGTTGAGCAAGCAGCACTGACAAGAGGGGAGTTAATCCTTGAACCTTTGGCATCCGCAATGGCCGTTTTGAGTTCAGAGGAGAAGGAAGCAGGTGTTTGTTTGGTCGATATTGGTGGTGGAACAACGGACATCGCTATATTCCATGATAATATTATCCGACATACCGCAGTCATTCCTTTGGGAGGTAATATTATCACTGATGATATCAAACAAGGTTTGCAGGTGATGACCCAGCAAGCAGAGGCACTGAAGACCAAATTTGGTTCGGCCATGCCCGATGAAGCTTCGGAATACGAATTGGTGACTATCCCAGGTCTTCGTGAACGGGCAAGCAAGGATATTTCTGTGAAAAACCTCTCAAGTGTGATTGGTTCAAGAATGGAAGAAATCATTGAGCTGATCCATCACCATATTCTGGATAGCGGTTGCGCCAAGCAACTTTCCGCAGGAATCGTCATTACAGGCGGTGGGGCTTTGCTTCATAACCTGAAACCACTGATGGAACTCATGACAGGCCTCGAAGTACGGATCGGATACCCGAACGAGTACCTTGGCAAAAGTGAAACCGAAGAGGTGAAAAGCCCAATCTTTGCCACCGCAATGGGATTGGTTTTGGCAGGTTTCAGATCCATTGATGAGCGTCAGGATCGATACATCAGAATCCGATCGAAGAAAGCACAGGTGAGTGAACCTGCCGTTGTACAGCCTGCCCCTATTGAGCAGGAACCTGTTCGTCCTGCACCTGTTGCAGCAAGAACAGCAACCACAACGACAACCACCCACCAGGGAGGGCGAAGAACGACCCGCCCAGTGGCGCAACCACAACCTCAGGCAGCGGCACCGGAGCCAGAGAAAAAGACCAACGTGTTCAATAAGCTGTTCAATCAGGTGAGAACTTTTTTGGTCGAAGATGAAGAGGTTTAA
- a CDS encoding cell division protein FtsQ, with translation MSGRIKLKLIPKIILFAVVAGLGYFLVIVRPSERPVNHVKINVDKSFDQFFINDKEVERLMTDKGREQLLGVENGKVNLRQLESRIKDHPFVSKADVSRDYDGDLYVDVEQKRLMARLIRPVAKDAYLSEHRELLPTSDKFTARVLLIDGAFVDKIILQNQDTLKYRKELLDLVTDIHNDRFLRAQIAQLHVDQDCQITMYPQVGDERIVFGKPVSIDEKLKKLKAYYDYVIPSKGWGVYDKINLKYKDQIVCE, from the coding sequence ATGAGCGGTCGGATAAAATTAAAGCTGATTCCCAAAATAATCCTGTTTGCTGTAGTGGCTGGCCTGGGGTATTTTTTGGTGATTGTGCGTCCAAGTGAAAGGCCTGTAAACCATGTGAAAATCAATGTAGATAAATCTTTTGACCAGTTCTTTATCAATGATAAGGAGGTCGAGCGTTTGATGACGGACAAAGGCAGGGAACAGCTTTTGGGGGTGGAAAATGGCAAGGTAAACCTGCGACAGCTGGAGAGCCGAATCAAAGATCATCCTTTTGTTTCGAAAGCGGATGTCAGTCGGGATTATGATGGTGACCTTTACGTTGATGTGGAACAAAAACGGCTGATGGCGCGATTAATTCGGCCGGTGGCCAAAGATGCCTACCTGAGTGAACACCGGGAGTTGTTGCCAACTTCTGATAAATTCACGGCAAGGGTCTTATTGATTGATGGCGCTTTTGTCGATAAAATTATCCTGCAAAATCAGGATACTTTGAAATATCGCAAAGAGCTGCTGGATTTGGTAACTGATATCCATAACGACCGTTTTTTGCGGGCGCAGATTGCTCAGTTGCATGTGGATCAGGATTGCCAGATCACGATGTACCCCCAAGTGGGGGACGAGCGGATCGTCTTCGGGAAACCCGTTTCCATTGACGAAAAGCTCAAAAAATTGAAAGCCTATTATGATTATGTCATCCCCTCTAAAGGTTGGGGGGTATATGATAAAATCAATTTAAAATATAAAGATCAAATAGTTTGTGAATAA
- a CDS encoding FtsW/RodA/SpoVE family cell cycle protein, which produces MKLLKRISSKLLYYENWRISGDPYILGCVLFWTFVSILSVYSATGTLAFKKMHGNTEHYLYSHGLKFIFGLGAMYIFHRFDYRWFRKVNGLLYIFSIAFLILGQVIGSSLNEAKRWVSIFGVTVQPADFAKLALLIFLSAMLARHQNQAESKGSWPFTIKFLIFSLIPVGLIGLSDISTAMMVLMTVGVMMIVGRVPLMKPFLICCVVIPMAVTIVYAFGSRGNTAISRVEKYWEAVHDPTQASFQSKMGYVAIGNGGVTGLGPGNSEQKNFLPHPYSDFIFAIIIEEYGLFGAFLVIAVYLLFLWRCFAQITYTQQPFGGLLSAGIGFSIVFQAFLNMGVTVGLLPVTGLPLPMISMGGSSLLFIGASIGIVLGVSRSAETPDFEVEEGDTEEQKTAPVRMGSKKFSMRT; this is translated from the coding sequence ATGAAGTTACTGAAGAGGATTAGTTCGAAATTACTCTATTACGAAAACTGGAGAATCAGCGGCGACCCATATATTTTGGGTTGTGTGCTGTTTTGGACTTTTGTAAGTATCCTTTCTGTGTATAGTGCTACTGGTACCCTTGCCTTCAAGAAAATGCATGGCAATACAGAGCACTACCTTTATTCCCACGGACTGAAATTTATTTTCGGATTGGGGGCCATGTATATCTTTCATCGTTTTGATTATCGCTGGTTTAGGAAAGTCAACGGCCTGCTCTATATTTTCTCTATTGCCTTTCTGATTTTAGGGCAAGTGATTGGTTCTTCACTGAATGAGGCCAAACGTTGGGTCAGTATTTTTGGGGTAACCGTCCAACCTGCCGATTTTGCCAAACTGGCATTGCTGATCTTCCTTTCCGCCATGCTGGCCCGCCATCAGAATCAGGCAGAAAGCAAAGGCAGCTGGCCGTTTACAATTAAGTTTTTGATCTTCTCCCTGATCCCTGTGGGGCTTATTGGACTTTCGGATATTTCTACCGCCATGATGGTATTGATGACCGTCGGGGTGATGATGATTGTTGGTCGTGTGCCGCTGATGAAACCATTCCTGATTTGTTGTGTGGTCATTCCGATGGCAGTAACCATCGTTTATGCCTTCGGGTCAAGGGGAAATACGGCCATTAGTCGGGTTGAAAAATACTGGGAGGCAGTACATGATCCGACACAGGCGAGCTTTCAGTCGAAAATGGGTTATGTGGCCATTGGTAATGGAGGGGTTACTGGTCTGGGGCCGGGGAACAGTGAACAGAAAAACTTCCTGCCGCACCCTTACTCCGACTTCATTTTTGCCATCATCATCGAGGAGTATGGGCTCTTTGGCGCCTTCCTCGTTATTGCAGTTTACCTGCTTTTTCTGTGGCGATGTTTTGCGCAGATAACCTATACCCAACAGCCCTTTGGCGGCTTATTGTCGGCGGGCATTGGGTTCAGTATTGTTTTTCAGGCCTTCCTGAATATGGGGGTAACCGTGGGCTTGTTGCCTGTTACCGGTTTACCTTTGCCTATGATTAGTATGGGGGGATCTTCTCTATTATTTATTGGTGCTTCTATAGGAATTGTTCTGGGTGTAAGCCGCAGTGCTGAAACACCTGACTTTGAAGTTGAAGAAGGTGATACTGAAGAGCAGAAGACTGCACCCGTACGAATGGGTTCAAAAAAATTCAGCATGAGAACATAA
- a CDS encoding DUF1338 domain-containing protein produces MTTNNIKDLLEQMWRDYSTMNPQAYRIYHSLLEKEDKIVNDHIALRTFNDPRIGIDVLKKPFIESGYVYKGEYHFTAKKLYAQHFEHLDPLMPKIFISELKLEEFSDELQQTVRGLIDQVPEELYQRFDFVNIGRPWDLDFKTYEKLLAESEYAGWVSAHGFRPNHFTIFVNHLKSIPSLRGVNDFIKRMGFKLNDSGGEIKGSKEVMLRQSSTLADRVAVAFSDGEHEIPACYYEFAYRYPKSNGVLYTGFVAQSADKIFESTNKSQ; encoded by the coding sequence ATGACGACAAACAACATCAAAGACCTACTGGAGCAAATGTGGCGGGATTATTCCACCATGAATCCGCAGGCCTACCGCATTTATCACAGCCTGCTGGAGAAGGAGGACAAGATTGTCAATGACCACATTGCCCTCCGTACCTTCAATGATCCGCGCATAGGCATCGACGTCCTTAAAAAGCCCTTTATCGAAAGCGGATATGTATATAAAGGGGAATACCATTTTACGGCAAAAAAACTGTATGCCCAGCACTTTGAACACCTTGACCCACTGATGCCGAAGATTTTTATCTCGGAACTGAAGCTCGAAGAATTTTCTGATGAGCTGCAACAGACCGTCCGGGGGCTTATCGACCAGGTGCCCGAAGAGCTTTATCAGCGGTTTGATTTCGTGAATATTGGCCGACCGTGGGATTTGGATTTCAAGACCTACGAAAAGCTGCTCGCAGAAAGTGAATATGCCGGATGGGTATCGGCTCATGGCTTCCGCCCGAATCACTTCACGATTTTCGTTAATCATTTAAAATCCATCCCTTCGCTTCGTGGGGTGAATGATTTCATCAAACGCATGGGCTTTAAGCTTAACGACAGCGGAGGGGAGATCAAAGGCTCTAAGGAAGTGATGTTACGACAATCTTCCACACTTGCTGATCGTGTGGCTGTGGCCTTTAGTGATGGTGAGCACGAGATTCCGGCTTGTTACTATGAGTTTGCTTACCGTTACCCCAAAAGCAATGGCGTGCTATATACCGGCTTTGTGGCACAGTCTGCGGATAAGATTTTTGAGAGTACGAATAAAAGTCAATAA
- the murC gene encoding UDP-N-acetylmuramate--L-alanine ligase yields the protein MKTNKFGTVYFIGIGGIGMSALARYYQHQRAQVSGYDKTQSPLTLQMEAEGMRIHYTEDVEQIPAAVKAKQEDSLVIYTPAIPADHQELVYLQQQGHRLYKRSEVLGLITQQLHTIGVAGTHGKTSTSTMLAHLLTDGKVDTAAFLGGISVNYQSNLLLPEGTDEVKCVVEADEFDRSFHRLFPDEAIITSAGADHLDIYGTHEALLEAFSIYIDRLPENGRLVIHESIRSLADHRPDLKVIDYSLDRGAVHAQNVHVANGCFVFDYVADDLRIAGLILKVAGFHNVENMLAAITIALQNGVTPDQVKHGVESFSGVKRRFEYIVQQEQAVYIDDYAHHPEEIEAAIRSVRALFPERPLTVLFQPHLFSRTKDFMAEFAEALSKADKVYLLDIYPAREQPIEGVTSAAIKKMMKNCDCAILKKADCVPQIILDQPSLLMSLGAGDIDRLVLPIKAIFENELAK from the coding sequence ATGAAAACGAATAAATTCGGTACCGTTTACTTTATTGGAATTGGAGGGATCGGTATGAGTGCGCTCGCTCGTTACTATCAGCATCAGAGGGCACAGGTGTCCGGTTATGACAAGACCCAAAGCCCACTGACTTTGCAAATGGAAGCAGAGGGGATGCGGATTCATTATACAGAAGATGTCGAACAGATTCCTGCAGCAGTAAAAGCCAAGCAGGAGGACAGCCTTGTGATTTATACCCCAGCTATTCCTGCCGATCACCAAGAGTTGGTTTATTTGCAGCAGCAGGGGCATCGCCTTTATAAAAGGTCTGAGGTGCTGGGCTTAATTACGCAGCAGTTACATACGATAGGCGTTGCCGGTACACACGGGAAAACATCTACTTCCACGATGTTGGCACACCTTCTGACAGACGGCAAAGTGGATACCGCCGCTTTTTTGGGTGGGATCAGTGTCAATTATCAGTCTAATTTGTTATTGCCTGAAGGTACCGATGAGGTGAAGTGTGTGGTGGAGGCCGATGAGTTTGATCGCTCCTTTCACCGACTGTTTCCCGATGAGGCCATTATTACTTCCGCAGGTGCCGATCACCTGGATATCTACGGAACACATGAGGCACTTTTGGAGGCTTTCAGCATATATATTGACCGCCTTCCAGAAAATGGGCGACTGGTCATTCATGAGTCGATCCGTTCGCTCGCAGATCACCGTCCGGATTTAAAGGTGATTGACTATAGTCTTGATCGCGGGGCGGTGCATGCCCAGAATGTACATGTGGCCAATGGTTGTTTTGTGTTTGATTATGTTGCTGACGATCTTCGAATAGCGGGGCTCATCCTCAAGGTGGCCGGTTTTCATAATGTTGAAAATATGTTGGCGGCCATCACGATTGCCTTGCAAAATGGCGTTACTCCCGATCAGGTGAAACATGGTGTGGAAAGTTTCAGTGGGGTCAAGCGTCGTTTCGAATATATTGTACAGCAAGAGCAAGCGGTATATATCGACGATTACGCCCATCATCCGGAAGAAATCGAGGCTGCGATCAGGTCGGTGCGGGCATTGTTCCCCGAACGACCACTGACGGTTTTGTTTCAGCCCCATCTTTTTTCCCGAACAAAGGATTTTATGGCGGAATTTGCCGAGGCGCTGTCGAAAGCAGACAAAGTTTACCTCTTGGACATCTACCCGGCAAGGGAGCAACCGATAGAAGGGGTGACTTCAGCGGCTATAAAAAAAATGATGAAAAATTGTGATTGTGCAATTCTGAAAAAGGCGGATTGTGTACCACAAATTATCTTGGATCAGCCCAGCCTGTTAATGTCCCTCGGAGCGGGAGATATCGATCGTTTGGTGCTGCCAATCAAAGCGATTTTTGAAAATGAATTGGCTAAGTAG
- the ftsZ gene encoding cell division protein FtsZ, with protein MSDTSYTFDIPVEKSSIIKVIGVGGGGGNAVKHMYNLGITDVDFIVCNTDAQALKNNPVPNKLQIGVGLTAGLGAGAKPERGREAAEENKDEIRELLGEHTKMVFITAGMGGGTGTGAAPVIAEVAREMDILTVGIVTFPFKFEGRSKQRRAQEGIEELKKYCDTVIVILNDKLKDIYSNMKVREAFAKADEILTTASKSIAEIISVHAEINVDFEDVKTVMKDSRASVMGSAEVHGEDRALRAAEMAIASPLLDNRDIRGARRVLLSIMSGEDAELDMQELADITEFIQERAGEDADDVIWGHGIVPELGEKIRVTVIATGFDDEQNSGEADHPAVDEIKKKIADVAGRQAVATEVVEPQQATVVTPPAPVAEQIPAEPVAHEQVVNMTNAVPEPVAAPVPQAQPVQQQQQPIAQPQAAPIVGQIEIEKKEAPTELTNPNGFGIPPVVESKEPEGSPFVTYDLRDDDKTIEVKRNEAGFTDVDIMAERRRKLEADRRRRELEMQGHQVPRNDEEEDYKELISKPAYMRRNAPLNPTPSTQQEEEQRSRYQVNSNNKLSNNNRFLHDNVD; from the coding sequence ATGAGTGATACTTCCTATACTTTTGATATACCCGTAGAGAAATCGTCGATCATCAAGGTGATTGGTGTCGGTGGTGGCGGCGGAAACGCCGTGAAGCACATGTACAATCTCGGTATTACCGATGTTGATTTTATCGTGTGTAATACCGATGCACAGGCATTGAAAAATAACCCTGTTCCTAACAAACTTCAAATTGGCGTTGGTCTGACTGCCGGTTTGGGTGCCGGAGCAAAACCTGAGCGTGGCCGTGAGGCAGCGGAGGAAAACAAAGATGAGATTCGCGAATTGCTTGGCGAGCATACCAAAATGGTGTTTATTACCGCTGGTATGGGTGGAGGTACAGGTACTGGAGCAGCTCCGGTTATTGCTGAAGTTGCCCGTGAAATGGACATCCTTACCGTTGGTATTGTTACGTTCCCATTCAAGTTTGAGGGGCGTTCAAAACAGCGTCGTGCCCAGGAAGGAATCGAAGAGCTAAAAAAATATTGTGATACGGTCATCGTTATCTTGAACGATAAGCTGAAAGACATCTACTCGAACATGAAAGTTCGTGAAGCTTTCGCTAAAGCAGATGAAATCCTGACCACAGCGTCTAAATCTATCGCAGAGATCATTTCTGTACATGCTGAGATTAACGTCGATTTTGAGGATGTTAAAACTGTCATGAAAGATTCTCGGGCATCGGTAATGGGTTCTGCAGAGGTTCACGGTGAAGATCGTGCCTTGCGTGCAGCAGAAATGGCCATTGCTTCTCCATTATTGGACAACCGCGACATTCGTGGCGCACGCCGTGTGCTATTGTCGATCATGTCTGGTGAAGATGCGGAATTAGATATGCAGGAATTGGCGGACATCACTGAATTTATTCAGGAACGTGCCGGCGAGGATGCTGATGATGTCATCTGGGGTCACGGAATTGTTCCTGAGTTGGGAGAGAAGATTCGTGTTACGGTGATTGCTACCGGTTTTGACGATGAGCAAAATTCTGGAGAGGCAGATCATCCTGCAGTTGATGAAATTAAAAAAAAAATTGCTGATGTAGCAGGCCGTCAGGCAGTAGCTACTGAAGTGGTTGAACCTCAGCAGGCTACTGTTGTTACACCTCCGGCACCCGTTGCGGAGCAAATTCCTGCTGAGCCAGTAGCGCACGAGCAGGTAGTGAACATGACGAACGCTGTTCCTGAGCCCGTAGCAGCTCCTGTTCCTCAGGCGCAGCCGGTACAGCAACAGCAGCAGCCAATAGCACAGCCGCAAGCTGCCCCGATTGTAGGGCAAATTGAAATTGAGAAAAAAGAAGCGCCAACGGAACTGACCAACCCTAACGGTTTTGGAATCCCTCCAGTAGTGGAATCCAAGGAGCCAGAAGGCAGCCCGTTTGTTACTTACGATTTGCGTGATGACGACAAGACGATTGAGGTGAAGCGCAATGAAGCCGGATTTACAGATGTAGATATCATGGCGGAACGTCGCAGAAAACTTGAAGCTGACCGCCGTCGTCGTGAGCTGGAAATGCAAGGGCATCAGGTGCCACGCAATGACGAAGAAGAAGACTATAAGGAATTGATTTCCAAACCTGCCTATATGCGCCGTAATGCGCCTTTGAATCCTACGCCAAGTACGCAACAGGAAGAAGAGCAACGTTCGCGTTATCAGGTGAATTCAAATAACAAACTTTCAAACAACAACCGTTTTCTGCATGATAATGTAGATTAA
- the murD gene encoding UDP-N-acetylmuramoyl-L-alanine--D-glutamate ligase, whose translation MKKLVVLGGGESGVGAALLGKAKGYEVFLSDLSKITQERKDALTAAGVNYEETQHSEAKILAADVVVKSPGIPDTAPLIQQLVAKEIQVISELEFAFQFTKARFLAITGTNGKTTTTMLTYHLLKSAGYKVGLAGNVGYSLAQQVIADEFDWYVLEVSSFQLDGMCRFKADAAVITNITPDHLDRYDHKMKNYIASKMRIAQNMTVDHPLIVLKEDEAIAEGLQKGKVEANLKTFSLSSRNASAFVETDRMVIPSANFEFELDELTIQGPHNVQNAMAAVLLAQHAGLNKSEIRQGLKSFVAVAHRLEFVANINGVAYYNDSKATNVDAVKYALDSFKQPIVWVAGGKDKGNDYQLIASLVEQHVKALVCLGADNQPLLDFFSDKLPVFDTNNLEDCILKVQQLADNGDVVLLSPACASFDLFDNYEHRGDCFRQAVLAMENKV comes from the coding sequence ATGAAAAAGTTAGTTGTTTTAGGAGGCGGAGAAAGCGGTGTCGGCGCGGCATTGCTTGGGAAAGCGAAAGGTTATGAAGTGTTTCTTTCTGACCTTTCAAAAATTACACAGGAGCGCAAAGATGCCCTGACTGCTGCGGGTGTGAACTATGAGGAAACGCAACATTCCGAAGCGAAAATTTTGGCGGCGGATGTAGTGGTGAAAAGCCCCGGAATTCCTGATACTGCACCACTGATTCAGCAATTGGTGGCCAAAGAAATTCAGGTGATCAGTGAGCTTGAATTTGCTTTTCAGTTTACCAAAGCGCGGTTTTTGGCGATCACCGGAACCAATGGAAAAACCACCACCACCATGCTGACCTATCACCTGTTGAAATCTGCAGGATATAAAGTTGGATTGGCGGGCAATGTGGGTTACTCCCTGGCGCAGCAGGTTATTGCTGATGAATTTGACTGGTATGTCTTGGAGGTGAGTAGCTTTCAGCTCGATGGCATGTGCAGGTTCAAGGCTGATGCCGCCGTGATTACCAATATTACGCCCGATCATCTTGATCGCTATGATCATAAGATGAAAAATTATATCGCTTCCAAAATGCGTATTGCTCAGAACATGACGGTGGATCATCCGCTGATCGTGCTCAAGGAAGACGAAGCCATTGCCGAGGGGTTGCAAAAAGGCAAAGTGGAAGCCAACCTGAAAACCTTCAGCCTGTCATCGAGAAATGCTTCGGCTTTTGTGGAAACAGACCGGATGGTAATTCCTTCAGCAAATTTTGAATTTGAACTTGACGAACTGACCATTCAGGGGCCTCATAATGTGCAGAATGCGATGGCAGCAGTATTGTTGGCGCAGCACGCAGGATTGAACAAAAGTGAGATCAGACAAGGCCTGAAGTCTTTTGTTGCGGTGGCTCATCGTCTGGAGTTTGTGGCCAATATCAATGGCGTAGCGTATTACAATGATTCCAAAGCGACCAATGTTGATGCTGTAAAGTATGCGCTGGACAGCTTTAAACAACCGATCGTCTGGGTAGCCGGAGGGAAGGATAAAGGTAATGATTATCAGTTGATTGCTTCACTGGTAGAGCAGCATGTAAAGGCTTTGGTTTGCCTTGGAGCAGACAATCAGCCTTTGCTGGATTTCTTTTCAGATAAATTACCTGTTTTCGATACGAATAATCTTGAAGATTGTATATTGAAAGTTCAGCAATTGGCTGATAATGGGGATGTTGTGTTGCTTTCGCCTGCATGTGCAAGCTTCGATTTATTCGACAACTATGAGCATCGTGGCGATTGTTTTCGTCAGGCTGTTTTGGCCATGGAAAATAAAGTATGA